In Capsicum annuum cultivar UCD-10X-F1 chromosome 11, UCD10Xv1.1, whole genome shotgun sequence, one genomic interval encodes:
- the LOC107848310 gene encoding uncharacterized protein LOC107848310, whose product MGTFVSTLSDSNPSSPNSTTTTMSSSQSKSKIQDTQVPKSKIEDTQVAKSNIGDKNIKIEDTQESKSNLEDTQDKKSNLEESKSKIEDTQEEKSNLEDTQELKSKIEAEEEEEEEGECGFCLFMKGGGCKDSFIEWEKCIEEGEKNKEDIVEKCFEVTSALRKCMEVHSDYYAPILQAEKAAEAELEKEKEKVLENEGNDTGSAPSDSKLEGISSSS is encoded by the coding sequence ATGGGAACTTTTGTTTCTACACTTTCAGATTCAAACCCTAGCTCCCCCAATTCAACAACAACTACCATGTCTTCCTCCCAAtcaaaatccaagattcaagATACCCAAGttccaaaatccaaaattgaagaCACCCAAGTAGCAAAATCCAACATTGGGGACAAAAATATCAAGATTGAGGACACCCAAGAATCAAAATCCAATCTTGAAGACACCCAAGATAAGAAATCTAATCTTGAAGAGTCAAAATCCAAGATTGAGGATACCCAAGAAGAAAAATCCAATCTTGAAGACACCCAagaattaaaatccaagattGAGGctgaagaggaagaagaggaggagggtGAATGTGGGTTTTGTTTGTTTATGAAGGGAGGAGGGTGTAAAGACTCATTTATTGAGTGGGAAAAATGTATTGAAGAAGGGGAGAAGAACAAAGAGGATATAGTGGAGAAGTGTTTTGAGGTTACATCTGCTTTGAGGAAGTGTATGGAAGTGCATTCTGATTATTATGCTCCTATATTACAGGCTGAGAAAGCTGCAGAAGCTGAAttggagaaggagaaggagaaggtgCTAGAGAATGAAGGCAACGACACGGGATCGGCGCCATCAGACAGCAAATTGGAAGGGATTTCAAGTAGTTCTTAG